A DNA window from Purpureocillium takamizusanense chromosome 9, complete sequence contains the following coding sequences:
- a CDS encoding uncharacterized protein (EggNog:ENOG503NUIY~COG:D~COG:Z): protein MAQPSTPGQQQPATSIFGGPTSHAIIPAQAPSGPVMANQQLSPSAASTSMNMNLNMVATPTSAGSSSNTYIMPNSPAKTRPVADGYRPKITRTLGQRPACLVNASVTYCGNNQIYAFGGFDQYTDEVYNHVLRLDLASHQWSLVDNYGDIPGVRMGHTATLYQGDKLLVFGGENEHRTYLSDLIVFDLKTAHWTQPQVSGPIPKGRARHAAVLHEDKLFIIGGITGQNNYVLDDICYLDLRTFTWSKAWRFVGRFDHSAYIWGDRVWVFGGLSEDMDKISDLWWLDLKGSPEFDSRPQFGIFDRHSITSRTAGSPRPPYTMAPAPAVGSSGYAANSRTAQVNPPSFQLKTYAPMAPGSISALKFVSGPTIPSQGSGIHYHAYSSGTLLDFVTPAATITPRECSLSALDLGTLRWQKLAEGREIFKSGYRWHYCTMNEDGTKAWLLGCPTDPTATDLGPNGYEEYLSDIMEIDLRRYGFLGNNMTPEANIEARPSATTRPIESPSKGLGADLAKLFNQPPEAGSGTDFVITALAEDSDEDDAPLSSGLIRADEASRGPTWLAADAPTSQPIHVHKLILQARWPHFARLYNSQMAEFHTKKMHIPEPYSVVKAFLLYLYTDSIRGTVEPDSDATTDLSDVAGLLVMSNIYNIPHLRLLCVNRLAKELDVEHACVIWYCAGLANEEWLRKRAATFCMTHWGRIVRTQGFLRLPRSALVELSQEIDMEGRVVAGEELEWGGMSGRYGDMGHSARKESISSNQTQVLDSEADDDDGMELN, encoded by the exons ATGGCCCAGCCCTCGACTcctggccagcagcagccggccaCGTCCATCTTCGGCGGGCCGACCTCCCATGCCATTATCCCAGCCCAGGCCCCATCGGGCCCAGTCATGGCGAACCAGCAGCTGTCGCCGAGCGCGGCATCTACGAGCATGAACATGAACTTGAACATGGTGGCGACCCCAACCTCGGCCGGCTCATCGTCCAACACGTACATCATGCCAAACTCGCCCGCCAAAACCCGGCCGGTCGCTGACGGCTATCGCCCCAAAATCACGCGGACTCTCGGCCAGCGCCCAGCTTGTCTCGTCAACGCATCCGTGACGTATTGCGGAAACAATCAGATATACGCCTTTGGCGGCTTCGACCAGTATACCGACGAGGTGTACAACCACGTTCTGCGCCTGGATCTTGCAAGCCATCAATGGAGCCTGGTTGACAACTACGGTGACATCCCCGGAGTCCGAATGG GACATACTGCGACTCTGTACCAGGGTGACAAATTACTGGTCTTTGGCGGCGAAAACGAGCACCGTACATACCTCTCCGACCTCATCGTATTCGACCTCAAGACGGCGCACTGGACGCAGCCCCAGGTTTCCGGCCCTATTCCTAAAGGAAGGGCTCGACACGCTGCTGTCCTGCACGAGGACAAGCTTttcatcatcggcggcatAACAGGCCAAAACAACTACGTGCTGGATGACATCTGCTACCTTGACCTGCGGACCTTCACCTGGTCCAAGGCATGGCGCTTCGTCGGCCGCTTTGATCACTCGGCCTACATCTGGGGCGATCGTGTATGGGTCTTCGGCGGCCTGAGCGAAGACATGGACAAGATTAGTGATCTTTGGTGGCTCGATCTCAAAGGTAGCCCGGAGTTTGACTCTCGTCCGCAATTCGGCATCTTCGACCGACACTCGATCACCAGTCGGACGGCCGGCTCCCCTCGGCCGCCCTATACGATGGCCCCGGCTCCTGCGGTCGGGTCATCCGGCTACGCGGCCAACTCTCGGACCGCCCAGGTCAACCCGCCTTCCTTCCAGCTGAAGACATATGCGCCGATGGCACCCGGCTCTATATCAGCATTAAAGTTCGTGTCTGGGCCAACGATCCCATCTCAAGGCTCAGGCATCCACTATCACGCATACTCTTCGGGTACGTTGCTCGACTTTGTGACTCCGGCTGCGACTATTACTCCAAGGGAATGCTCGCTATCGGCCCTGGATCTCGGCACGCTTCGCTGGCAGAAACTCGCCGAGGGGCGAGAGATTTTCAAGTCGGGATATCGATGGCATTACTGTACCATGAACGAAGACGGTACCAAGGCATGGCTACTCGGCTGCCCCACCGACCCGACGGCCACGGATCTCGGCCCCAATGGCTACGAAGAGTACCTCAG TGACATCATGGAAATTGACCTTCGCCGGTACGGCTTTCTCGGGAACAATATGACCCCGGAAGCAAATATCGAAGCTAGGCCTTCCGCAACAACGCGGCCGATCGAGTCACCATCCAAAGGGCTCGGGGCTGATCTTGCGAAGCTCTTCAACCAGCCACCGGaagccggcagcggcacggaCTTTGTCATCActgccctggccgaggactCTGATGAGGATGACGCTCCACTCAGCTCTGGCTTGATCCGGGCCGACGAGGCCTCTCGTGGTCCGACTTGGCTGGCAGCGGATGCTCCAACGTCGCAGCCGATTCATGTTCACAAGCTCATCTTGCAGGCACGATGGCCTCACTTCGCTCGCCTGTATAATTCGCAAATGGCCGAGTTTCATACCAAGAAGATGCACATCCCGGAGCCCTATTCCGTTGTTAAGGCGTTCTTGCTGTACCTATACACGGACAGCATCCGTGGGACAGTCGAGCCGGACAGCGATGCCACCACGGATCTGTCCGACGTAGCCGGACTGCTCGTCATGTCCAATATCTACAACATCCCTCATCTTCGACTACTTTGCGTCAATcgcctggccaaggagctcgacgtcgagcacgccTGCGTCATCTGGTACTGCGCCGGGCTCGCCAACGAAGAGTGGCTTCGCAAGCGCGCGGCAACGTTCTGCATGACGCACTGGGGCCGCATCGTACGCACCCAGGGCTTCCTGCGCCTGCCACGGagcgcgctcgtcgagctctcGCAGGAGATCGACATGGAgggccgtgtcgtcgccggggagGAGCTGGAGTGGGGCGGCATGTCCGGCCGGTACGGCGACATGGGTCACAGCGCGAGAAAGGAAAGTATCAGCAGCAATCAGACGCAAGTACTCGATTCGGAggctgatgacgacgacgggatggAGCTGA
- the slp1 gene encoding WD repeat-containing protein slp1 (EggNog:ENOG503NWFX~COG:D~COG:O) has translation MATASVSTPLKSHKGLFSSRTAGGRMPLTPSPRRSTPSAVANVSSSPYTPEGRQGNAAPKSTYGGNLMAHLTRSASKPAHRESPKSNIARGVQTPRKALELGVSDFALTGTGKTPASAKSKKAPLRQKSQKTTISYTGDRFIPNRSASSAISNAGSSKLSAGDRQRPKSRDTDSSSVLSTAADDAAAALESLNINDEDEADSYSRPSPNTVAYQDSLASACGVSLNTRILEFKPAPPESSKPIDLRQQYNRPLKSATTNSAQLRRRIATAPERVLDAPGLIDDYYLNLLDWSSGNQVAIGLERSVYVWSADEGSVSCLLESPADTYVSSVKWSDDGAYVGVGLGTGEVQIWDVAEGQKIRSMFGHDTRVGVMGWSKHLLSTGARSGLVFNHDVRVAEHKVAELVSHTSEVCGLEWRSDGAQLATGGNDNLVSIWDARSLSVPKFTKTNHKAAVKALAWCPWNMNLLATGGGSYDRHIHFWNSTSGARVNSIDTGSQVTSLRWSPHYREIVSSSGFPDNSLSIWSYPTLVRNVEIPAHESRVLHSCLSPDGQMLATAAADESLKFWKVFEKKAGAAGAVGGTGASSKANMVKQMTIR, from the exons ATGGCCACAGCATCAGTATCAACGCCCCTCAAGTCCCACAAGGGGCTCTTCTCTTCCCGTACCGCCGGCGGACGGATGCCTCTTACACCCTCGCCAAGacggtcgacgccgagcgctGTCGCCAATgtgagctcgtcgccgtatACGCCTGAGGGGCGCCAGGGTAACGCAGCGCCCAAGTCTACCTACGGTGGAAACTTGATGGCGCATCTCACCCGATCTGCTTCCAAGCCTGCGCACCGCGAGTCTCCCAAGTCCAACATTGCCCGCGGTGTCCAGACTCCCCGCAAAGCCCTAGAATTGGGAGTGTCGGACTTTGCCCTCACAGGAACGGGCAAGACACCTGCCAGCGCCAAGTCAAAGAAGGCTCCTCTGCGTCAAAAGTCACAGAAGACGACCATCAGCTACACTGGCGATCGCTTCATCCCCAACAGATCAGCGAGCTCCGCCATCTCCAACGCTGGCTCCAGCAAGCTGAGCGCCGGTGATCGCCAGCGACCCAAAAGCCGGGACACGGATAGCTCCTCAGTCCTCTCGACCGCCGCTGATGATGCCGCGGCTGCCCTCGAGAGCCTCAacatcaacgacgaggatgaggcaGATAGCTACTCTCGGCCGTCTCCCAACACAGTGGCCTACCAGGACTCTCTGGCCAGCGCGTGCGGCGTTAGCCTGAACACTCGAATTCTCGAATTCAAGCCTGCGCCTCCGGAGTCCTCCAAGCCCATCGATCTCCGTCAGCAGTACAACCGCCCCCTCAAGTCTGCGACTACGAACTCGGCCCAGCTTCGCCGACGTATTGCCACCGCTCCTGAGCGTGTTCTCGATGCTCCTGGCTTGATTGACGACTACTACCTCAACCTGCTCGACTGGAGCTCTGGTAACCAGGTCGCGATTGGCCTTGAGCGCAGTGTTTACGTTTGGTCCGCTGACGAGGGCAGCGTCAGCTGCTTGCTCGAGAGCCCTGCCGACACGTATGTCAGCAGCGTCAAGTggtccgacgacggcgcttATGTCGGGGTCGGTCTTGGGACAGGAGAGGTCCAAATTTGGGACGTTGCTGAGGGCCAGAAGATCCGAAGCATGTTCGGTCACGATACCCGCGTTGGTGTCATGGGCTGGAGCAAGCACCTGCTCTCCAccggcgcccgcagcggccTTGTTTTCAACCACGatgtccgcgtcgccgagcatAAGGTGGCCGAGCTCGTTTCTCACACATCAGAGGTCTGTGGTCTGGAGTGGCGATCCGACGGTGCTCAGCTCGCTACTGGCGGCAATGACAACCTCGTGTCCATCTGGGATGCTCGCTCTCTGTCGGTGCCCAAGTTCACCAAGACCAACCACAAGGCTGCTGTCAAGGCGCTCGCTTGGTGCCCCTGGAATATGAACCTCTTGGCTACCGGCGGTGGCTCCTACGACCGCCACATTCACTTCTGGAACTCGACttcgggcgcgcgcgtcaacAGCATCGACACTGGCTCTCAGGTCACGTCGCTTCGCTGGAGCCCTCACTACCGAGAGATTGTCAGCTCCAGCGGCTTCCCCGACAACTCTCTGAGCATCTGGAGCTACCCTACCCTAGTGCGCAATGTAGAGATCCCCGCCCATGAAAGCCGTGTCCTGCACAGCTGCCTGAGCCCGGATGGCCAAATGCTTGCCACAGCCG CTGCCGACGAGAGTCTCAAGTTCTGGAAGGTCTTTGAGAAGAAGGCGGGAGCCGCTGGTGCCGTTGGCGGTACTGGAGCTTCGAGCAAGGCCAACATGGTCAAGCAGATGACCATCCGATAA
- the TOA1 gene encoding transcription factor IIA subunit alpha (COG:K~EggNog:ENOG503P5JD~BUSCO:EOG092651HW), whose product MSNQAVGNVYQSIIEEVINSSRVDFEESGVEEAVLEELRQGWQQKLSQLEVARFPWDPKPEPAPAAPAAPPAQAPSSQSHTQAQFSPQLSLPNASVGEGSAQNGSKQEPVVKEENLKQEPGVQPMSSFSAFNNIDNKNVAASRAAQQLQLQYGMRAAGSINAIQNLGQPQQPSDQGGQGVDQQAQGGQQQVPGGANPAGHISNGQTDGAGDDAGFEGVLMQQGPSGNLNELGRVEIDRMLHEQIAARAKAMEGGGLMLPLKEATRHRSATSKHAKGKGIAGFDGGDDDDEVDDEDAINSDLDDPEEDREDDEVDDEGLGHIMLCMYDKVQRVKNKWKCTLKDGVLTVNGKEYVFHKATGEYEW is encoded by the exons ATGTCCAACCAGGCGGTCGGCAACGTTTACCAATCTATCATCGAGGAGGTGATTAATAGTTCACGAGTCGATTTTGAGGAGAGCGGTGTCGAAGAGGCGGttctggaggagctgcgacAG GGCTGGCAGCAGAAACTCTCTCAGCTTGAAGTAGCCCGTTTCCCATGGGATCCCAAGCCCGAaccggctccggcggctccagctgcgCCTCCCGCGCAGGCACCTTCCAGCCAGAGCCACACACAGGCCCAATTTTCGCCTCAATTGTCACTCCCCAACGCCTCTGTCGGAGAGGGCTCGGCGCAGAATGGAAGCAAGCAAgagcccgtcgtcaaggAGGAGAATCTTAAGCAGGAGCCAGGCGTTCAGCCCATGTCATCCTTCTCTGCATTCAACAACATCGATAACAAGAATGTTGCAGCCAGCAgagccgcccagcagctccagctccaatACGGCATGAGAGCAGCCGGCTCCATCAATGCCATCCAAAATCTGGGTCAGCCACAGCAGCCATCAGACCAGGGAGGTCAGGGCGTGGACCAGCAAGCCCAGGGAGGCCAACAGCAGGTCCCCGGCGGGGCGAACCCCGCTGGCCATATCAGCAACGGGCAGacggacggcgccggcgacgatgctggctTCGAAGGTGTCCTCATGCAGCAAGGTCCTTCGGGCAACCTCAACGAGCTTGGCAGGGTCGAAATCGATCGTATGCTTCATGAGCAGATTGCGGCCCGTgccaaggccatggaggGTGGTGGCCTGATGCTACCCCTCAAGGAGGCCACCAGGCATCGTTCCGCGACGTCCAAGCACGCCAAGGGCAAAGGCATTGCCGGCTTTGATGGtggagatgatgacgatgaggtcgacgacgaagacgccatCAATTCGGACCTCGATGATCCCGAGGAAGATcgtgaggacgacgaggtcgacgacgaaggccTGGGCCACATTATGCTCTGCATGTATGACAAGGTTCAACGGGTCAAGAACAAGTG GAAATGCACTCTCAAGGACGGCGTGCTCACCGTGAACGGCAAGGAATACGTCTTCCACAAGGCCACCGGCGAGTACGAGTGGTAG
- a CDS encoding uncharacterized protein (EggNog:ENOG503NZ4V~COG:K), giving the protein MSEQSHQVSLPPSTQQPQGYWAHGRYYGNWRPGKYLVPIDAEELNRLDIFHKFFLVARDDALSVCNLNIDRPIRILDLGTGTGIWAINVCEESEKIPEVMAVDLNRIQPNFIPRGMITVQFDIEDPSWNDLLWQCDLVHLRTLLGSIHNPCWPTIYRNIFQHLTPGTGCLEQVEIDWSPRWDENSEVPPNSALKEWADRLLAALDRCNRNARILPRETRRMIEQAGFVDFEERTIRCYVNPWSPVQKEREAAKWFNLGLRQSLEAMGLMPMIEQLGMTAEQVRDLCSRVVEENTKLRYHGYCTMYIWTARRPGNAGHGGAPQAVPSQTGRM; this is encoded by the exons ATGTCCGAACAGTC TCACCAGGTTTCCTTGCCGCCTTCAACCCAACAACCACAGGGGTATTGGGCACATGGGCGATACTACGGGAATTGGAGACCTGGCAAGTACCTGGTCCCGATCGATGCA GAGGAGCTCAATAGGCTCGACATATTTCACAAGTTCTTTCTCGTGGCTCGGGACGATGCCTTGTCCGTCTGCAATCTCAACATCGACCGCCCAATCAGGATCCTGGATCTGGGGACGGGAACAGGCATATGGGCGATCAATGTTTGCGAAGA ATCTGAGAAAATTCCTGAGGTCATGGCGGTCGACCTCAACCGCATCCAACCAAATTT CATCCCCCGCGGCATGATTACTGTACAATTCGATATCGAAGACCCTTCCTGGAACGATCTTTTGTGGCAGTGCGATCTTGTACACCTGAGGACACTCTTGGGCAGTATCCACAATCCGTGTTGGCCTACCATATACCGGAACATTTTTCA GCATCTGACACCCGGGACGGGCTGTCTCGAGCAGGTTGAGATTGACTGGTCCCCTCGATGGGATGAGAATAGCGAGGTGCCTCCAAACTCAGCGCTCAAGGAATGGGCCGACAGACTTCTCGCGGCCTTGGATCGCTGCAACCGGAACGCGAGAATCCTGCCGCGGGAAACCAGGCGAATGATTGAGCAAGCTGGCTTCGTCGATTTCGAGGAGCGGACCATCCGATGCTACGTGAACCCATGGTCCCCCGTTCAGAAAGAGCGGGAGGCGGCTAAGTGGTTCAACTTGGGCCTCAGGCAGTCTCTGGAAGCCATGGGTCTGATGCCCATGATAGAACAGCTGGGCATGACAGCGGAGCAGGTGAGGGACCTTTGCAGCCGTGTAGTGGAAGAAAACACGAAGCTTCGGTATCACGGTTACTGCACAAT GTACATTTGGACAGCAAGAAGACCGGGGAACGCTGGTCACGGCGGTGCGCCTCAAGCAGTGCCTTCGCAGACCGGCCGTATGTAG